From Listeria swaminathanii, the proteins below share one genomic window:
- the purE gene encoding 5-(carboxyamino)imidazole ribonucleotide mutase, whose amino-acid sequence MPAEIGVIMGSTSDWDTMKKACDVLDELEIAYEKKVVSAHRTPDLMFQYAEQARERGLKIIIAGAGGAAHLPGMVAAKTTLPVIGVPIKSKALNGMDSLLSIVQMPGGVPVATVAIGESGAVNAGLLAAQILSITDDAITNRLQKRRATLEETVLESSDSLG is encoded by the coding sequence ATGCCTGCGGAAATTGGTGTCATTATGGGGAGTACCTCAGATTGGGATACAATGAAAAAAGCATGTGATGTATTAGATGAACTAGAAATAGCTTATGAGAAAAAAGTAGTTTCGGCTCATCGTACGCCAGATTTAATGTTTCAATATGCAGAACAAGCGCGGGAACGTGGTTTGAAAATTATTATTGCCGGTGCTGGAGGCGCAGCACATTTGCCAGGTATGGTTGCAGCAAAGACGACCTTGCCGGTTATTGGGGTGCCTATTAAGTCCAAAGCATTGAACGGAATGGATTCGTTATTATCCATTGTGCAGATGCCAGGTGGGGTTCCGGTAGCGACAGTAGCTATTGGTGAAAGTGGTGCTGTGAACGCTGGACTTCTGGCGGCGCAAATTTTATCGATAACGGACGATGCAATTACTAACAGATTACAAAAAAGACGTGCTACACTAGAAGAAACTGTTCTAGAAAGTAGTGATTCTCTTGGATAA